The proteins below come from a single Papaver somniferum cultivar HN1 chromosome 11, ASM357369v1, whole genome shotgun sequence genomic window:
- the LOC113320730 gene encoding protein SCAR2-like isoform X2: MPLARYLLRNEFCLSDPELYKAADKNDPEALLEGVAMAGLVGVLRQLGDLAEFAAGIFSDLHEEVMATASRGHRLKVRVQQLEAEFPSVEKAFLSQTNHSLLLYNEGIDWHPNLQMSQNLITSGDLPHSVMDSYEECRGPPRLFLLDKFDNAGLGACLKRYSDPSFFKAEVSSFESKKADTRKEKKARKIRRKGSQWRIRETAEGSARSHAKLHQLFSKERQQTDTNLPTNRVKLKKRQFNRLLFDSISGKSYMERFLESRLPERLKSSNFSELSYEGLELSTQDSANQLVIRDRDLVSSPTSHEKILEMCMDELDEDVIEEELKKLSSPTPNFNKLVDRKVDVMVSKENKGEGKIDGYRSDDLTSEVDNYVDALTTMESEMETDTECRTMNEQGFFHTERMRMGSNKSEDLQEVQGGFSDSQSVENSSVSDDGTNSFRKGRSSFSYSDTPSSSAGHVLSDGDVAAKPDPSTETVRREVVDLSSAKFCENGDTLGTGPSEHRVSFGASSEASGFPSYISGRGELSRESSLTNSSFTVSQISSKESESKCKAVRSDYVESPSSYQKDCKLSTTSNGDNNFSRNVSHQVDFSYFPSHMVDDALPVTSGEALPDVYLDGGIHDESSGYLLQSVNVSNLTPGKRDSDDTLKEIRGEEYSDDSSSLGNVSHFVSLPTEESHNNLTRKDLETGSPIAPPPDFLELNFPDVSNKVPASKMVGTTTSEIERSFNSMKVSSECTLCPPPNQASETEVHLQLADSESELSCEAYDTQNVVGYDKVALSSENHTNLQEGCRSQIEDLFPDKCVARNEDSGQFKVEMPNPFSSEDITGSDAQKEAVIPDPVSPSELKFMISDPEFYDPCASKLLGSVVLLKDQSDLHPSDDIGVATSLRRWDQESELIKSQNTDLTGSANDASFPSTIHKLLDLSLPNPDVPEVNVTEIPPLPPLPPIQWRTGKLQHPPVPLERETVQCSLNPFSPTTLSEKAQWCLPELDFELEQSLNPFLPMSNEKLLDVSLRDKDMGTASLNPFSPPVLTDGDDNISQEFLKLERVAQPLNPFLSSGTESQNFSYCSLHLGVHSDSIEFSQIPSRENLTAPHISLYCEDQQNLKSLAAVQDREEEMSEDTHGLAPSPGNADADCIESSPAPSNEVENVQPSSLSVDDEAEQRLNSQSPVQNREEETSQDNYRFAPSPSIADADCIELSPTPSNEVENAEPSFLSADVDQTFNSQPLLPDREQDVSQNTRDFASSPSNSDVKADSIEVSQIPCNDVVNAQPSFLNSSSAVEHNSNPLLPSSIQDREEEKYQDTHGYAPSPNNAVVSGENSSLNIEDELISPSAIQDTKDTRPCAALTSEEEKLQPLCLFKPCSAVEDEKPASSGEDEELPSMMEDEKQTWVVQNEKSQHASFSLEREMIWHPDFSSMMPPTEEEKPIGIRKAWLHRPRDPLIQAVASHDKSTLRKVSERVQPQTETKADERDSLLEQIRAQSFSLKPTVLTRPNIQAPKSNLRVSAILEKANAIRQALAGSDEDDDSESWSDS; this comes from the exons ATGCCTCTAGCAAGGTATTTGTTGAGGAATGAGTTTTGTTTGTCGGATCCAGAGTTATACAAAGCAGCAGATAAAAATGATCCTGAAGCTCTTCTTGAAGGTGTTGCCATGGCTGGACTTGTTGGAGTCTTGCGTCAGTTGGGTGACCTTGCTGA GTTTGCTGCAGGGATATTCAGTGACTTGCATGAAGAAGTGATGGCAACTGCTTCTAGGGGACATAGGCTGAAGGTTCGTGTTCAACAACTTGAGGCAGAATTTCCATCAGTCGAGAAGGCATTTCTTTCTCAAACTAATCATTCGCTATTACTTTATAATGAAG GTATTGACTGGCATCCTAATCTCCAAATGAGCCAGAATCTGATCACATCTGGAGATTTACCTCACTCTGTTATGGATTCTTATGAAGAATGCCGTGGTCCACCTCGATTATTTCTGTTAGACAA GTTTGATAATGCTGGTCTTGGGGCTTGTTTAAAGCGATACTCTGATCCATCGTTCTTTAAAGCGGAGGTAAGTTCCTTCGAATCAAAGAAAGCGGATACTCGAAAGGAAAAGAAAGCTCGCAAAATCAGG AGAAAAGGTTCACAGTGGAGAATTAGAGAAACAGCAGAAGGATCTGCAAGATCCCATGCCAA GTTGCATCAGTTGTTCTCTAAGGAACGCCAGCAGACTGATACTAATCTTCCAACGAACCGTGTAAAGCTGAAGAAGCGGCAATTCAATAGACTTCTTTTCGATTCTATAAGCGGAAAAAGCTATATGGAAAGATTTCTTGAATCTCGTTTACCTGAACGCTTGAAATCCAGTAACTTTAGTGAATTAAGTTATGAAGGGCTTGAGCTCAGTACTCAGGACTCTGCCAACCAATTGGTTATAAGAGATAGAGATCTTGTTTCATCTCCTACTAGCCACGAAAAAATACTAGAAATGTGCATGGACGAACTAGATGAGGATGTCATTGAAGAAGAATTGAAAAAGTTGTCTTCACCCACGCCCAACTTTAACAAGCTGGTTGATAGGAAGGTAGACGTGATGGTTTCTAAGGAAAACAAAGGTGAAGGGAAAATCGATGGGTATCGATCTGATGATCTTACCAGTGAGGTTGACAATTATGTGGATGCTCTTACCACCATGGAATCAGAAATGGAAACTGACACTGAATGTAGAACAATGAATGAGCAAGGCTTTTTCCACACTGAGAGAATGCGAATGGGTTCGAACAAAAGTGAAGACCTACAGGAGGTCCAAGGTGGGTTTTCAGATTCTCAGTCAGTTGAAAATTCAAGTGTGTCTGATGATGGAACTAATTCATTCAGAAAAGGAAGATCTAGTTTTTCGTATTCCGATACCCCGAGCAGTTCAGCTGGGCATGTGCTGTCAGATGGTGATGTAGCGGCTAAACCAGACCCATCTACTGAAACCGTCCGTAGGGAAGTTGTTGATTTATCTTCTGCAAAGTTCTGTGAAAATGGGGATACTTTAGGAACTGGACCTTCAGAGCATCGAGTCTCATTTGGCGCCTCTAGTGAAGCATCTGGATTTCCAAGTTACATATCTGGACGCGGAGAACTATCCCGTGAATCTTCACTCACGAATTCAAGTTTTACCGTCTCCCAAATTAGTTCAAAAGAAAGTGAGAGCAAATGTAAAGCCGTGAGATCTGACTATGTGGAATCTCCTTCAAGCTATCAGAAAGATTGTAAATTATCCACAACTTCCAATGGAGATAACAACTTCAGTCGAAATGTATCACATCAGGTAGATTTCTCATATTTTCCGTCCCATATGGTAGATGATGCGCTCCCTGTGACATCTGGTGAAGCTCTACCAGATGTGTATCTGGATGGAGGGATCCATGATGAAAGTTCGGGTTATTTGCTGCAATCGGTTAATGTTTCGAACCTGACTCCTGGAAAGAGAGACAGTGATGACACTCTTAAAGAGATTCGGGGTGAAGAATATTCTGATGATAGCAGTTCGTTGGGAAATGTGTCTCATTTTGTTAGTTTGCCTACAGAAGAATCACACAATAATCTGACAAGAAAAGACCTGGAAACTGGCTCTCCGATCGCACCTCCAC CTGATTTTCTAGAATTAAACTTTCCAGATGTGTCGAATAAGGTCCCAGCATCAAAAATGGTTGGCACCACAACTTCAGAAATTGAAAGATCGTTCAACAGCATGAAGGTGTCATCTGAGTGTACACTGTGTCCACCCCCGAATCAGGCATCAGAAACCGAAGTTCATTTGCAGCTAGCTGATTCAGAAAGTGAATTGTCATGTGAAGCTTATGATACTCAAAATGTTGTAGGTTATGATAAGGTCGCGTTATCGTCTGAGAATCACACAAATTTACAAGAGGGATGCCGTTCTCAGATTGAGGATCTATTCCCTGACAAATGTGTTGCTCGTAACGAGGATTCTGGTCAATTTAAAGTGGAGATGCCTAACCCTTTTAGTTCAGAGGATATTACTGGGTCAGATGCACAGAAAGAAGCTGTAATTCCGGATCCAGTTTCCCCTTCAGAACTCAAATTTATGATCTCAGATCCAGAGTTCTATGACCCCTGTGCTTCCAAGTTACTCGGTTCTGTGGTGCTTCTCAAGGACCAGTCTGATTTACATCCCAGTGATGATATTGGGGTTGCAACATCACTAAGGCGATGGGACCAAGAGTCGGAACTAATAAAATCACAGAATACTGATCTTACAGGGAGTGCAAACGATGCATCATTTCCATCTACCATCCATAAACTGTTAGATTTATCATTGCCTAACCCTGATGTTCCCGAAGTTAATGTGACTGAGATACCACCGCTTCCGCCTCTTCCTCCTATACAGTGGAGAACTGGAAAGCTGCAACACCCGCCTGTTCCTTTGGAGAGAGAAACGGTTCAGTGTAGTCTAAACCCATTCTCACCAACCACACTCTCTGAGAAAGCTCAGTGGTGTTTGCCAGAACTAGATTTCGAACTGGAGCAGTCTTTAAACCCATTCTTACCCATGAGCAATGAGAAGCTGTTAGATGTTTCCCTAAGGGACAAAGATATGGGGACTGCCAGTCTGAATCCATTTTCACCACCAGTATTGACAGATGGGGATGACAATATTAGCCAGGAGTTCCTTAAGCTAGAGAGAGTAGCACAACCTCTGAATCCCTTTTTATCCTCAGGCACAGAGTCGCAGAATTTTTCATATTGTTCCCTTCATTTAGGTGTGCATTCTGACTCTATCGAGTTCTCTCAGATACCTAGTAGGGAAAATTTGACGGCTCCACATATTTCATTATATTGTGAAGATCAGCAGAATTTGAAATCGTTAGCAGCAGTACAGGATAGAGAAGAGGAGATGTCCGAAGATACTCACGGATTAGCTCCTTCTCCAGGCAATGCGGATGCTGATTGCATTGAATCTTCTCCGGCACCAAGTAATGAAGTTGAGAATGTTCAACCTTCTTCTCTTAGTGTAGATGATGAAGCGGAGCAGAGATTGAACTCACAATCACCAGTGCAGAATAGAGAAGAAGAGACATCTCAAGATAATTACCGATTCGCTCCTTCTCCAAGTATCGCAGATGCTGATTGCATTGAACTTTCTCCGACACCAAGTAATGAAGTTGAGAATGCTGAACCTTCTTTCCTAAGTGCAGATGTGGATCAGACATTCAACTCACAACCACTACTACCAGATAGAGAACAAGATGTATCTCAAAATACTCGTGATTTCGCTTCTTCGCCAAGTAATTCCGATGTAAAAGCTGATTCAATCGAGGTTTCTCAGATACCATGTAATGACGTTGTTAATGCTCAGCCTTCTTTCCTAAACTCTAGCAGTGCAGTGGAGCATAATTCTAACCCATTATTACCATCATCAATTCAagatagggaagaagaaaaatatcaagaTACTCACGGATATGCTCCTTCACCAAATAATGCAGTTGTGAGTGGTGAAAATTCTTCGTTGAATATAGAGGATGAACTGATCTCACCGTCGGCAATACAAGATACAAAAGACACGAGGCCTTGTGCTGCCTTGACTTCAGAGGAAGAAAAGCTGCAGCCACTATGTTTGTTCAAACCATGTTCAGCGGtggaggatgagaaaccagcatCATCTGGGGAGGATGAGGAACTACCATCAATGATGGAGGATGAGAAACAAACATGGGTTGTACAAAACGAGAAATCTCAACatgcttccttttcactggaaagAGAAATGATATGGCACCCGGATTTCTCCTCTATGATGCCACCAACGGAAGAGGAGAAGCCCATTGGAATTCGCAAGGCATGGCTTCACCGTCCACGAGATCCTCTCATTCAGGCTGTTGCTTCTCATGACAAAAGCACG TTGAGAAAGGTTTCGGAACGAGTTCAGCCTCAAACTGAGACAAAAGCAGATGAAAGGGATTCATTACTAGAACAGATACGAGCACAG TCCTTCAGTCTGAAACCAACAGTTTTAACGAGACCCAACATTCAGGCTCCTAAAAGCAACTTAAGAGTTTCTGCCATTTTGGAAAAAGCAAATGCAATTCGCCAG GCCTTGGCTGGGAGCGACGAGGATGATGACTCGGAAAGTTGGAGTGATTCTTGA
- the LOC113320730 gene encoding protein SCAR2-like isoform X1, with the protein MPLARYLLRNEFCLSDPELYKAADKNDPEALLEGVAMAGLVGVLRQLGDLAEFAAGIFSDLHEEVMATASRGHRLKVRVQQLEAEFPSVEKAFLSQTNHSLLLYNEGIDWHPNLQMSQNLITSGDLPHSVMDSYEECRGPPRLFLLDKFDNAGLGACLKRYSDPSFFKAEVSSFESKKADTRKEKKARKIRRKGSQWRIRETAEGSARSHAKLHQLFSKERQQTDTNLPTNRVKLKKRQFNRLLFDSISGKSYMERFLESRLPERLKSSNFSELSYEGLELSTQDSANQLVIRDRDLVSSPTSHEKILEMCMDELDEDVIEEELKKLSSPTPNFNKLVDRKVDVMVSKENKGEGKIDGYRSDDLTSEVDNYVDALTTMESEMETDTECRTMNEQGFFHTERMRMGSNKSEDLQEVQGGFSDSQSVENSSVSDDGTNSFRKGRSSFSYSDTPSSSAGHVLSDGDVAAKPDPSTETVRREVVDLSSAKFCENGDTLGTGPSEHRVSFGASSEASGFPSYISGRGELSRESSLTNSSFTVSQISSKESESKCKAVRSDYVESPSSYQKDCKLSTTSNGDNNFSRNVSHQVDFSYFPSHMVDDALPVTSGEALPDVYLDGGIHDESSGYLLQSVNVSNLTPGKRDSDDTLKEIRGEEYSDDSSSLGNVSHFVSLPTEESHNNLTRKDLETGSPIAPPPDSLYGSYLNKLEPADFLELNFPDVSNKVPASKMVGTTTSEIERSFNSMKVSSECTLCPPPNQASETEVHLQLADSESELSCEAYDTQNVVGYDKVALSSENHTNLQEGCRSQIEDLFPDKCVARNEDSGQFKVEMPNPFSSEDITGSDAQKEAVIPDPVSPSELKFMISDPEFYDPCASKLLGSVVLLKDQSDLHPSDDIGVATSLRRWDQESELIKSQNTDLTGSANDASFPSTIHKLLDLSLPNPDVPEVNVTEIPPLPPLPPIQWRTGKLQHPPVPLERETVQCSLNPFSPTTLSEKAQWCLPELDFELEQSLNPFLPMSNEKLLDVSLRDKDMGTASLNPFSPPVLTDGDDNISQEFLKLERVAQPLNPFLSSGTESQNFSYCSLHLGVHSDSIEFSQIPSRENLTAPHISLYCEDQQNLKSLAAVQDREEEMSEDTHGLAPSPGNADADCIESSPAPSNEVENVQPSSLSVDDEAEQRLNSQSPVQNREEETSQDNYRFAPSPSIADADCIELSPTPSNEVENAEPSFLSADVDQTFNSQPLLPDREQDVSQNTRDFASSPSNSDVKADSIEVSQIPCNDVVNAQPSFLNSSSAVEHNSNPLLPSSIQDREEEKYQDTHGYAPSPNNAVVSGENSSLNIEDELISPSAIQDTKDTRPCAALTSEEEKLQPLCLFKPCSAVEDEKPASSGEDEELPSMMEDEKQTWVVQNEKSQHASFSLEREMIWHPDFSSMMPPTEEEKPIGIRKAWLHRPRDPLIQAVASHDKSTLRKVSERVQPQTETKADERDSLLEQIRAQSFSLKPTVLTRPNIQAPKSNLRVSAILEKANAIRQALAGSDEDDDSESWSDS; encoded by the exons ATGCCTCTAGCAAGGTATTTGTTGAGGAATGAGTTTTGTTTGTCGGATCCAGAGTTATACAAAGCAGCAGATAAAAATGATCCTGAAGCTCTTCTTGAAGGTGTTGCCATGGCTGGACTTGTTGGAGTCTTGCGTCAGTTGGGTGACCTTGCTGA GTTTGCTGCAGGGATATTCAGTGACTTGCATGAAGAAGTGATGGCAACTGCTTCTAGGGGACATAGGCTGAAGGTTCGTGTTCAACAACTTGAGGCAGAATTTCCATCAGTCGAGAAGGCATTTCTTTCTCAAACTAATCATTCGCTATTACTTTATAATGAAG GTATTGACTGGCATCCTAATCTCCAAATGAGCCAGAATCTGATCACATCTGGAGATTTACCTCACTCTGTTATGGATTCTTATGAAGAATGCCGTGGTCCACCTCGATTATTTCTGTTAGACAA GTTTGATAATGCTGGTCTTGGGGCTTGTTTAAAGCGATACTCTGATCCATCGTTCTTTAAAGCGGAGGTAAGTTCCTTCGAATCAAAGAAAGCGGATACTCGAAAGGAAAAGAAAGCTCGCAAAATCAGG AGAAAAGGTTCACAGTGGAGAATTAGAGAAACAGCAGAAGGATCTGCAAGATCCCATGCCAA GTTGCATCAGTTGTTCTCTAAGGAACGCCAGCAGACTGATACTAATCTTCCAACGAACCGTGTAAAGCTGAAGAAGCGGCAATTCAATAGACTTCTTTTCGATTCTATAAGCGGAAAAAGCTATATGGAAAGATTTCTTGAATCTCGTTTACCTGAACGCTTGAAATCCAGTAACTTTAGTGAATTAAGTTATGAAGGGCTTGAGCTCAGTACTCAGGACTCTGCCAACCAATTGGTTATAAGAGATAGAGATCTTGTTTCATCTCCTACTAGCCACGAAAAAATACTAGAAATGTGCATGGACGAACTAGATGAGGATGTCATTGAAGAAGAATTGAAAAAGTTGTCTTCACCCACGCCCAACTTTAACAAGCTGGTTGATAGGAAGGTAGACGTGATGGTTTCTAAGGAAAACAAAGGTGAAGGGAAAATCGATGGGTATCGATCTGATGATCTTACCAGTGAGGTTGACAATTATGTGGATGCTCTTACCACCATGGAATCAGAAATGGAAACTGACACTGAATGTAGAACAATGAATGAGCAAGGCTTTTTCCACACTGAGAGAATGCGAATGGGTTCGAACAAAAGTGAAGACCTACAGGAGGTCCAAGGTGGGTTTTCAGATTCTCAGTCAGTTGAAAATTCAAGTGTGTCTGATGATGGAACTAATTCATTCAGAAAAGGAAGATCTAGTTTTTCGTATTCCGATACCCCGAGCAGTTCAGCTGGGCATGTGCTGTCAGATGGTGATGTAGCGGCTAAACCAGACCCATCTACTGAAACCGTCCGTAGGGAAGTTGTTGATTTATCTTCTGCAAAGTTCTGTGAAAATGGGGATACTTTAGGAACTGGACCTTCAGAGCATCGAGTCTCATTTGGCGCCTCTAGTGAAGCATCTGGATTTCCAAGTTACATATCTGGACGCGGAGAACTATCCCGTGAATCTTCACTCACGAATTCAAGTTTTACCGTCTCCCAAATTAGTTCAAAAGAAAGTGAGAGCAAATGTAAAGCCGTGAGATCTGACTATGTGGAATCTCCTTCAAGCTATCAGAAAGATTGTAAATTATCCACAACTTCCAATGGAGATAACAACTTCAGTCGAAATGTATCACATCAGGTAGATTTCTCATATTTTCCGTCCCATATGGTAGATGATGCGCTCCCTGTGACATCTGGTGAAGCTCTACCAGATGTGTATCTGGATGGAGGGATCCATGATGAAAGTTCGGGTTATTTGCTGCAATCGGTTAATGTTTCGAACCTGACTCCTGGAAAGAGAGACAGTGATGACACTCTTAAAGAGATTCGGGGTGAAGAATATTCTGATGATAGCAGTTCGTTGGGAAATGTGTCTCATTTTGTTAGTTTGCCTACAGAAGAATCACACAATAATCTGACAAGAAAAGACCTGGAAACTGGCTCTCCGATCGCACCTCCACCTGATTCACTCTATGGTAGTTATCTAAACAAATTGGAACCTGCTGATTTTCTAGAATTAAACTTTCCAGATGTGTCGAATAAGGTCCCAGCATCAAAAATGGTTGGCACCACAACTTCAGAAATTGAAAGATCGTTCAACAGCATGAAGGTGTCATCTGAGTGTACACTGTGTCCACCCCCGAATCAGGCATCAGAAACCGAAGTTCATTTGCAGCTAGCTGATTCAGAAAGTGAATTGTCATGTGAAGCTTATGATACTCAAAATGTTGTAGGTTATGATAAGGTCGCGTTATCGTCTGAGAATCACACAAATTTACAAGAGGGATGCCGTTCTCAGATTGAGGATCTATTCCCTGACAAATGTGTTGCTCGTAACGAGGATTCTGGTCAATTTAAAGTGGAGATGCCTAACCCTTTTAGTTCAGAGGATATTACTGGGTCAGATGCACAGAAAGAAGCTGTAATTCCGGATCCAGTTTCCCCTTCAGAACTCAAATTTATGATCTCAGATCCAGAGTTCTATGACCCCTGTGCTTCCAAGTTACTCGGTTCTGTGGTGCTTCTCAAGGACCAGTCTGATTTACATCCCAGTGATGATATTGGGGTTGCAACATCACTAAGGCGATGGGACCAAGAGTCGGAACTAATAAAATCACAGAATACTGATCTTACAGGGAGTGCAAACGATGCATCATTTCCATCTACCATCCATAAACTGTTAGATTTATCATTGCCTAACCCTGATGTTCCCGAAGTTAATGTGACTGAGATACCACCGCTTCCGCCTCTTCCTCCTATACAGTGGAGAACTGGAAAGCTGCAACACCCGCCTGTTCCTTTGGAGAGAGAAACGGTTCAGTGTAGTCTAAACCCATTCTCACCAACCACACTCTCTGAGAAAGCTCAGTGGTGTTTGCCAGAACTAGATTTCGAACTGGAGCAGTCTTTAAACCCATTCTTACCCATGAGCAATGAGAAGCTGTTAGATGTTTCCCTAAGGGACAAAGATATGGGGACTGCCAGTCTGAATCCATTTTCACCACCAGTATTGACAGATGGGGATGACAATATTAGCCAGGAGTTCCTTAAGCTAGAGAGAGTAGCACAACCTCTGAATCCCTTTTTATCCTCAGGCACAGAGTCGCAGAATTTTTCATATTGTTCCCTTCATTTAGGTGTGCATTCTGACTCTATCGAGTTCTCTCAGATACCTAGTAGGGAAAATTTGACGGCTCCACATATTTCATTATATTGTGAAGATCAGCAGAATTTGAAATCGTTAGCAGCAGTACAGGATAGAGAAGAGGAGATGTCCGAAGATACTCACGGATTAGCTCCTTCTCCAGGCAATGCGGATGCTGATTGCATTGAATCTTCTCCGGCACCAAGTAATGAAGTTGAGAATGTTCAACCTTCTTCTCTTAGTGTAGATGATGAAGCGGAGCAGAGATTGAACTCACAATCACCAGTGCAGAATAGAGAAGAAGAGACATCTCAAGATAATTACCGATTCGCTCCTTCTCCAAGTATCGCAGATGCTGATTGCATTGAACTTTCTCCGACACCAAGTAATGAAGTTGAGAATGCTGAACCTTCTTTCCTAAGTGCAGATGTGGATCAGACATTCAACTCACAACCACTACTACCAGATAGAGAACAAGATGTATCTCAAAATACTCGTGATTTCGCTTCTTCGCCAAGTAATTCCGATGTAAAAGCTGATTCAATCGAGGTTTCTCAGATACCATGTAATGACGTTGTTAATGCTCAGCCTTCTTTCCTAAACTCTAGCAGTGCAGTGGAGCATAATTCTAACCCATTATTACCATCATCAATTCAagatagggaagaagaaaaatatcaagaTACTCACGGATATGCTCCTTCACCAAATAATGCAGTTGTGAGTGGTGAAAATTCTTCGTTGAATATAGAGGATGAACTGATCTCACCGTCGGCAATACAAGATACAAAAGACACGAGGCCTTGTGCTGCCTTGACTTCAGAGGAAGAAAAGCTGCAGCCACTATGTTTGTTCAAACCATGTTCAGCGGtggaggatgagaaaccagcatCATCTGGGGAGGATGAGGAACTACCATCAATGATGGAGGATGAGAAACAAACATGGGTTGTACAAAACGAGAAATCTCAACatgcttccttttcactggaaagAGAAATGATATGGCACCCGGATTTCTCCTCTATGATGCCACCAACGGAAGAGGAGAAGCCCATTGGAATTCGCAAGGCATGGCTTCACCGTCCACGAGATCCTCTCATTCAGGCTGTTGCTTCTCATGACAAAAGCACG TTGAGAAAGGTTTCGGAACGAGTTCAGCCTCAAACTGAGACAAAAGCAGATGAAAGGGATTCATTACTAGAACAGATACGAGCACAG TCCTTCAGTCTGAAACCAACAGTTTTAACGAGACCCAACATTCAGGCTCCTAAAAGCAACTTAAGAGTTTCTGCCATTTTGGAAAAAGCAAATGCAATTCGCCAG GCCTTGGCTGGGAGCGACGAGGATGATGACTCGGAAAGTTGGAGTGATTCTTGA